The following proteins are co-located in the Paludisphaera mucosa genome:
- a CDS encoding PAS domain-containing hybrid sensor histidine kinase/response regulator, translated as MLVEHSLDALATIEPDGRVSYVSPGIARVLGYTPEEFAELGAFDVVHPDERREAEARFSELLERPGGSQTAVIRVRHRDGAWRWIETVSTNQLDSAGVGVVVANFRDVTDRKRSEDAAREADEKFRHIVESATEFAIFTTDLEGRVDGWNSGAVRLLGYDEGEILGRDCRIFFTPEDNEADAARGEMHDALKRGSGDDERWHVRKDGSRFWGSGLMMPLKDDAGAVVGYLKIFRDMTREKRDAEALAEAARRKSEFLAILAHELRNPLAAIDNASQLLLVADGDDGRSRWCRDVIRRQAGRLARLLDDLLDVSRVAQGKIRLRKERLDLKRVVGGAVDVVRPLVDRKKHSLTIAMAPGEMAVFGDAARLEQVLVNLLTNAAKYTDDGGLISVMGTGGREVVVTVSDSGIGITPEMLPRVFELFAQVDRSIDRSDGGLGVGLTLSRWLVELHGGEISARSDGEGKGSEFVVRLPAAEANDVSQADADRGDTALPRRGLRLLVVEDNPDAALGLAMLLEASGHEVATAYDGPSAVELARSVRPDAVLSDIGLPGMDGYEVARRLRGDGAGALLIAISGYGQEEDRRRSREAGFDHHFIKPVDYESLSELLARLTPREVGA; from the coding sequence ATGCTCGTCGAGCACAGCCTCGACGCCCTCGCCACCATCGAGCCCGACGGCCGGGTCTCCTACGTGAGCCCCGGCATCGCTCGCGTGCTCGGGTACACGCCCGAGGAGTTCGCGGAGCTGGGCGCCTTCGATGTCGTGCATCCCGACGAGCGACGGGAGGCGGAAGCCCGATTCTCGGAGCTGCTCGAGCGGCCCGGCGGCTCGCAGACCGCCGTCATCCGGGTGCGGCATCGAGACGGAGCCTGGCGATGGATTGAGACCGTCTCCACCAATCAGCTCGACTCGGCGGGCGTCGGCGTCGTGGTCGCCAACTTCCGCGACGTCACCGACCGCAAGCGGTCCGAGGACGCCGCCCGCGAAGCCGACGAGAAGTTCCGCCACATCGTCGAGAGTGCCACCGAGTTCGCCATCTTCACGACCGACCTCGAGGGCCGCGTGGACGGCTGGAACTCGGGGGCCGTCCGCCTCCTCGGCTACGACGAAGGCGAAATCCTGGGCCGGGACTGCCGCATCTTCTTCACGCCGGAGGACAACGAGGCGGACGCGGCCAGGGGCGAGATGCACGACGCCCTGAAGCGGGGCAGCGGCGACGACGAGCGGTGGCACGTGCGGAAGGACGGGAGCCGATTCTGGGGCAGCGGCCTGATGATGCCGCTCAAGGACGACGCGGGGGCCGTCGTCGGCTACCTGAAAATCTTCCGCGACATGACCCGCGAGAAGCGGGACGCGGAGGCCCTGGCGGAGGCCGCCCGCAGGAAGAGCGAGTTCCTCGCCATCCTCGCCCACGAGCTCAGGAACCCGCTGGCGGCCATCGACAACGCATCGCAACTCCTGCTCGTCGCCGACGGCGACGACGGCCGGTCTCGGTGGTGTCGCGACGTCATCCGACGCCAGGCGGGCCGATTGGCGAGGCTCTTGGACGACCTGCTCGACGTGTCGCGAGTCGCCCAGGGGAAGATTCGGCTCCGGAAGGAGCGGCTCGACCTGAAACGCGTCGTCGGCGGGGCCGTGGACGTCGTCAGGCCGCTCGTCGACCGCAAGAAGCACTCCTTGACCATCGCGATGGCGCCCGGCGAGATGGCCGTCTTCGGCGACGCGGCCAGGCTCGAGCAGGTGCTCGTCAACCTGCTGACCAACGCCGCCAAGTACACCGACGACGGCGGCCTCATCTCGGTCATGGGGACGGGCGGCCGAGAGGTCGTGGTGACGGTGAGCGACAGCGGAATCGGCATCACGCCGGAGATGCTCCCCCGCGTCTTCGAGCTCTTCGCCCAGGTCGACCGGTCGATAGACCGCTCCGATGGCGGGCTCGGGGTCGGGCTCACCCTGTCCCGGTGGCTCGTCGAGCTGCACGGCGGGGAGATTTCGGCCCGGAGCGACGGCGAGGGGAAGGGGAGCGAATTCGTCGTCAGGCTCCCCGCCGCCGAGGCGAACGACGTTTCGCAGGCCGACGCCGACCGAGGGGATACGGCCCTCCCGAGGCGGGGGTTGCGGCTGCTCGTCGTCGAGGACAATCCCGACGCGGCCCTGGGACTCGCGATGCTCCTGGAGGCTTCCGGCCACGAAGTGGCCACGGCTTACGACGGGCCCTCGGCCGTCGAGCTCGCACGCTCCGTGCGTCCGGACGCGGTGCTCTCGGACATCGGCCTCCCCGGCATGGACGGCTACGAGGTGGCACGACGGCTCAGGGGCGACGGGGCGGGAGCCTTGTTAATCGCCATCTCGGGCTACGGCCAGGAGGAGGACCGCCGCCGCTCCCGCGAGGCCGGATTCGACCACCATTTCATCAAGCCCGTGGACTACGAATCCCTGTCCGAGCTGCTCGCTCGGCTGACTCCCCGCGAGGTCGGGGCCTGA
- a CDS encoding alpha-ketoglutarate-dependent dioxygenase AlkB family protein, protein MSESTTDSARPFLTLDLPEAEVVFHPSFFPTDAADRLLRQLVETTRWRQDSMKMFGELKPLPRLTAWYGDAGARYVYSGIVNEPLPWTTALAEVKHAVEAAVGVSFNGVLLNRYRDGRDGMGWHADDEPEFGEDPVIASVSFGGTRNFQLKHKRRKELKASVELTHGSLLVMRGGTQANWLHQISKTAKPVEERLNLTFRHLVTRAE, encoded by the coding sequence ATGTCTGAATCCACGACCGACTCCGCTCGCCCGTTCCTGACGCTCGACCTCCCCGAGGCCGAGGTCGTCTTCCACCCATCCTTCTTCCCCACGGACGCAGCGGACCGACTCCTCCGGCAGCTCGTCGAGACGACGCGATGGCGGCAGGACTCGATGAAGATGTTCGGCGAGCTGAAGCCGCTGCCCCGCCTCACCGCGTGGTACGGCGATGCGGGGGCCCGCTACGTCTACTCGGGCATCGTGAACGAGCCCCTGCCCTGGACGACGGCCCTGGCCGAGGTCAAACACGCCGTGGAAGCCGCCGTGGGCGTGTCCTTCAACGGCGTCCTCCTCAACCGCTATCGAGACGGCCGGGACGGCATGGGCTGGCACGCGGACGACGAGCCTGAGTTCGGCGAAGACCCCGTCATCGCCTCGGTCAGCTTCGGCGGCACGAGGAACTTCCAGCTCAAGCACAAGCGGCGGAAGGAGCTGAAGGCGAGCGTCGAACTGACGCACGGCAGCCTCCTCGTCATGCGAGGCGGGACGCAGGCGAATTGGCTGCACCAGATTTCGAAGACGGCGAAGCCCGTGGAAGAGAGGCTGAATCTCACGTTTCGGCATCTGGTGACCCGGGCCGAATGA
- a CDS encoding PIN domain-containing protein — protein sequence MVPIDVETGKIWGELSARAQKKGLIVHAADGLIAATALRHGLHVMTRNEGDFKASGVRLLNPWRDA from the coding sequence ATCGTCCCCATCGACGTCGAGACCGGCAAGATCTGGGGCGAGCTGTCGGCACGGGCCCAGAAGAAAGGGCTCATAGTCCACGCGGCCGACGGGCTCATCGCCGCGACCGCACTCCGCCACGGCCTGCACGTCATGACCAGGAACGAGGGCGATTTCAAGGCGAGCGGCGTCCGCCTCCTCAATCCGTGGCGGGACGCGTAG
- a CDS encoding type II toxin-antitoxin system prevent-host-death family antitoxin, translating into MTWNLADAKNRLSEVVNLALSEGPQTITRRKDAVVVISAEKYAELTGQRQSFKEFLMGGPSFDGLDLERDRSPMRDVEL; encoded by the coding sequence ATGACCTGGAACTTGGCCGACGCGAAGAACCGATTGAGCGAGGTCGTCAACCTCGCCCTCTCCGAGGGGCCGCAGACCATCACTCGCCGGAAAGACGCCGTGGTGGTCATCTCGGCCGAGAAGTATGCGGAGCTGACCGGCCAGCGTCAGAGCTTCAAGGAATTCCTCATGGGCGGGCCGTCCTTCGATGGGCTCGACCTGGAACGCGACCGGAGCCCCATGCGGGACGTCGAGCTGTGA
- a CDS encoding serine/threonine-protein kinase, producing the protein MPSAAVATDVRRMEARPRDEDRPIAPDPRRCRDVFLAAVEHLDPASRRDFLDRECSTDAALRRRVEDLLQSHDRPEDGDGRAAATSDAVTMDHAATPPGETASAFGRTASVPTMEGPGARIGPYKLLQPIGEGGMGVVYMAEQEIPVRRRVALKIIKAGMDSAQVVARFEAERQALAMMDHQSIARVLEAGATEGGRPYFVMELVNGVPITQYCDEAALDPRERLELFIPVCHAVQHAHQKGVVHRDIKPSNILVTLYDGEPVPKVIDFGIAKAVDRRLTERTMFTEFGSIVGTLEYMSPEQAEMSALGVDTRSDVYSLGVLLYELMTGSTPLERAKLAQAGYVEILKRIKEEEPPRPSTRLSSSGDRLPAISAMRRTEATKLSRLMRGELDWIVMKALEKDRSRRYETADGFARDVRRHLDGDPVEACPPSASYRLRKFVGRHRTALAAVSAFSTLLAIGSVLSAWQAIRATRAEAAAKAEGEKAGRSAEESRAVLRFFQDQVLAATRPEGVEGGLGKDVTIRHALDAAEPTIAAAFRDQPAVEGSLRQVLGQTYDYLGESKLAIRQHERAVDVRKALLGPDHPATLDSQSDLAEAYSVAGDLVRALPLFERTLASQSAVLGPDHPDTLNTQYNLAHAYRSSGRIDLATTMHERTLTARRATLGPGHRHTLCSEHDLAGTYLMAGRVDRAIPLFERNLAAWTAKFGADHPDALGCRSSLAGAYMAAGRNELAIAPLVECLAIQARKLGPSHPQTIYCRDSLAKAYMATGRHDLAIPILEAALDARTKDPGPDDPVTLGLRHELAFARRATDRVDLAVPLWERTLDGMRATLGRDHPDTLNVENSLAAAYIDQGDSARAEPMLREALAGRRRRLGLDHPHVAGTLAILGGMLADQRRWAEAEPLLRESLAIRDVKTPDDWNRFHTQSLLGGILLGREEYAAAEPLLLSGCEGMKSREAEIPAWLWNRLDQAVGRVVQLYASTGREEQVPAWRAKLDGLPGEAASHP; encoded by the coding sequence ATGCCGTCCGCGGCCGTCGCGACGGACGTCCGTCGCATGGAAGCCCGGCCCCGAGATGAGGATCGTCCCATCGCGCCCGACCCCCGACGCTGTCGAGACGTCTTCCTGGCGGCCGTGGAACATCTAGATCCCGCGTCCCGGCGCGATTTCCTGGACCGCGAGTGCTCGACGGACGCTGCGCTGCGACGGCGGGTCGAGGACTTGCTCCAGTCGCACGACCGACCGGAGGACGGCGACGGTCGGGCGGCCGCGACGAGCGACGCCGTCACGATGGATCACGCCGCGACGCCGCCCGGCGAGACGGCCTCGGCCTTCGGTCGGACGGCCTCGGTTCCGACGATGGAAGGCCCCGGGGCCCGCATCGGCCCCTACAAGCTGCTCCAGCCGATCGGCGAGGGGGGCATGGGCGTCGTCTACATGGCCGAGCAGGAGATTCCGGTCCGCCGCAGGGTCGCCCTCAAGATCATCAAGGCGGGCATGGACAGCGCCCAGGTCGTCGCCCGGTTCGAGGCCGAACGCCAGGCGCTCGCCATGATGGACCACCAGAGCATCGCCCGCGTCCTGGAGGCCGGGGCGACGGAGGGCGGCCGCCCCTATTTCGTGATGGAGCTGGTCAACGGCGTCCCGATCACCCAGTACTGCGACGAGGCCGCGCTCGACCCCCGCGAGCGGCTCGAGCTGTTCATCCCCGTCTGCCATGCGGTCCAGCACGCCCACCAGAAGGGGGTCGTCCACCGCGACATCAAGCCTTCGAACATCCTCGTGACCCTCTACGATGGCGAGCCGGTCCCCAAGGTGATCGACTTCGGGATCGCCAAGGCCGTCGACCGGCGGCTCACCGAGCGCACCATGTTCACCGAGTTCGGCTCGATCGTGGGCACGCTCGAATACATGAGCCCCGAGCAGGCCGAGATGAGCGCGCTGGGGGTCGATACGCGCAGCGACGTCTATTCGCTCGGCGTCCTGCTCTACGAGTTGATGACCGGGAGCACCCCGCTGGAGAGGGCCAAGCTGGCCCAGGCGGGCTACGTCGAGATCCTCAAGCGGATCAAGGAGGAGGAGCCGCCCAGGCCCAGCACCCGCCTCAGCAGCTCGGGGGACCGCCTGCCCGCGATCTCGGCCATGCGGAGGACCGAGGCGACGAAGCTCTCCAGGCTGATGCGCGGCGAGCTGGACTGGATCGTCATGAAGGCGTTGGAGAAGGACCGCTCGCGACGCTACGAGACGGCCGACGGCTTCGCCCGGGACGTCCGGCGCCACCTCGACGGCGACCCGGTGGAAGCCTGCCCGCCCTCGGCCTCCTATCGGCTGCGGAAGTTCGTGGGCAGGCACAGGACGGCGCTGGCGGCCGTCTCGGCCTTCTCGACCCTCCTGGCGATCGGGAGCGTGTTGAGCGCCTGGCAGGCGATCCGGGCCACGCGGGCCGAGGCCGCGGCCAAGGCCGAAGGCGAGAAGGCGGGTCGGTCGGCGGAGGAATCCAGGGCGGTCCTGAGGTTCTTCCAGGATCAGGTGTTGGCGGCGACCCGCCCGGAGGGCGTGGAGGGCGGGCTGGGCAAGGACGTGACCATCCGCCACGCCCTGGACGCCGCCGAGCCGACGATCGCCGCGGCGTTCCGGGACCAGCCGGCCGTCGAGGGATCCCTGCGGCAGGTGCTCGGCCAGACCTACGATTACCTGGGGGAGTCGAAGCTGGCGATCCGTCAGCATGAGCGCGCGGTGGACGTTCGCAAGGCCCTCCTCGGCCCCGACCATCCCGCGACCCTCGACAGCCAGAGCGACCTCGCCGAAGCCTACAGCGTCGCGGGCGATCTGGTTCGGGCCCTCCCCCTGTTCGAGCGGACCCTCGCATCCCAGTCGGCCGTGCTGGGCCCGGACCACCCGGACACTCTCAACACCCAGTACAACCTGGCCCACGCGTACCGGTCCTCCGGCCGGATCGACCTGGCGACGACCATGCACGAACGGACGCTGACCGCGAGGAGGGCGACGCTGGGACCCGGCCACAGGCATACGCTCTGCAGCGAACACGACCTCGCCGGCACCTATCTGATGGCCGGCCGGGTCGACCGGGCCATCCCCCTCTTCGAGCGCAACCTGGCGGCCTGGACGGCGAAGTTCGGCGCCGACCACCCCGACGCGCTCGGCTGCCGGAGCAGCCTCGCGGGCGCTTACATGGCGGCCGGCCGGAACGAGCTGGCGATCGCGCCGCTCGTCGAGTGCCTGGCGATCCAGGCGAGAAAGCTGGGGCCGAGCCATCCCCAGACGATCTACTGCCGGGACAGCCTCGCCAAGGCTTACATGGCGACCGGCCGGCACGACCTCGCGATCCCCATCCTCGAGGCGGCGTTGGACGCCCGGACGAAAGATCCGGGCCCGGACGATCCCGTCACGCTCGGCCTTCGGCACGAACTCGCCTTCGCACGACGGGCGACCGACCGCGTGGACCTCGCGGTCCCGCTGTGGGAGCGGACGCTCGACGGCATGCGGGCGACGCTCGGCCGCGATCACCCCGACACGCTCAACGTCGAGAACAGCCTCGCCGCCGCCTACATCGACCAGGGCGATTCCGCGCGGGCCGAGCCGATGCTCCGCGAGGCGCTCGCGGGGCGGCGGCGAAGACTCGGCCTCGATCACCCGCACGTGGCCGGCACCCTCGCCATCCTCGGCGGCATGCTGGCGGACCAGCGGCGGTGGGCCGAGGCCGAGCCGCTCCTGCGGGAGAGCCTGGCGATCCGGGACGTCAAGACGCCGGACGACTGGAACCGCTTCCATACGCAGAGCCTGCTCGGCGGCATCCTGCTCGGTCGGGAGGAGTATGCAGCGGCGGAGCCGCTGCTCCTCTCCGGCTGCGAGGGGATGAAATCCCGCGAGGCGGAGATCCCCGCCTGGCTCTGGAATCGGCTGGACCAGGCGGTCGGACGGGTCGTGCAGCTTTACGCGTCGACCGGCAGGGAGGAGCAGGTCCCCGCGTGGCGGGCGAAGCTCGATGGGCTCCCGGGCGAGGCCGCATCCCATCCTTGA
- a CDS encoding hybrid sensor histidine kinase/response regulator codes for MTLSAIGDAVLTTDPDGVVTYMNPVAESLTGWSAAEAAGQRLEVVFRIVNEETRKPSEQPVRKVIDTGLVRGLANHTLLITRDGRELAIDDSAAPVWGEGGELVGVVMVFRDVTERRLNEHLVDTARNFAESIISTVREPLLVLNADLHVKSANRSFYETFRVAPSETEGRFIYDLGDGQWDIPALRTLLEEVIPRDSTFNDFEVEHDFEDVGRKTMLLNARRFPPEGKWDLILLAIADVTERRRLDREREAMLLEAEAARTKAEATAVKLAEADLHKNQFLAMLAHELRNPLAAVRNAVEVASRSGSREDLEWSRDVTARQVGNFSHLINDLLDVARITEGKILLRKELIDAAQVALYAVAAVKPIVEERKHELLLSFTSTDLKLEADSTRLEQILVNLLTNAAKYTPAGGHIQLIVGVEGGDVVFRVRDDGLGIAPELLPRMFDLFTQADRSLDRSEGGLGIGLTLVRSLAELHGGNVTATSDGPGEGSEFVVRLPASEARTEAASEANEEPEASTARRFRVLVVDDNVDTADGMAMLLKLSGHDARVAHSAESALDVARDFLPEVMLLDIGLPGMNGYELASAFRGLESSKGSVLIAVSGYGEPQARDRSKEAGFDHHLVKPASFDAVLALLGDV; via the coding sequence GTGACGCTCTCCGCCATCGGCGACGCCGTCCTGACCACCGACCCCGACGGCGTGGTGACATACATGAACCCGGTGGCCGAATCGCTCACCGGATGGTCGGCGGCCGAGGCCGCCGGCCAACGCCTGGAAGTCGTCTTTCGCATCGTCAACGAGGAGACGCGAAAGCCCAGCGAGCAGCCCGTGAGGAAGGTCATCGACACGGGCCTCGTCCGCGGCCTCGCGAACCACACGCTGCTCATCACCCGCGACGGGCGGGAGCTCGCCATCGACGACAGTGCAGCCCCCGTCTGGGGCGAAGGCGGCGAGCTCGTCGGCGTCGTCATGGTGTTTCGAGACGTCACGGAACGCAGGTTGAATGAACACCTCGTCGACACGGCCAGGAATTTCGCCGAGAGCATCATCAGCACGGTGCGGGAGCCGCTCCTCGTCCTGAACGCCGATCTCCACGTCAAGTCGGCCAACCGTTCCTTTTACGAGACCTTCCGGGTCGCACCTTCCGAGACCGAGGGTCGGTTCATCTACGACCTCGGCGATGGGCAGTGGGACATCCCGGCGCTCAGGACCTTGCTCGAAGAAGTCATCCCTCGCGACAGCACGTTCAACGACTTCGAAGTGGAGCACGACTTCGAGGACGTCGGCCGGAAGACGATGTTGCTCAACGCCCGACGCTTCCCCCCCGAAGGAAAGTGGGACCTCATCCTCCTCGCCATCGCCGACGTCACCGAACGCAGACGACTCGATCGGGAACGCGAAGCCATGTTGCTGGAGGCCGAAGCGGCGAGGACCAAGGCGGAGGCGACCGCCGTCAAACTCGCGGAAGCCGACCTGCACAAGAATCAGTTCCTGGCGATGCTCGCCCACGAGCTCAGGAACCCGCTCGCGGCCGTGCGGAACGCCGTGGAAGTCGCATCCCGCTCCGGTTCGAGGGAAGACCTCGAGTGGAGCCGGGACGTGACCGCCCGGCAGGTCGGCAACTTCTCCCACCTCATCAACGACCTCCTGGACGTCGCCCGGATCACCGAGGGCAAGATCCTGCTCCGCAAGGAACTCATCGATGCGGCACAGGTCGCCCTCTATGCCGTCGCGGCCGTAAAACCCATCGTCGAAGAACGGAAGCACGAGCTTCTGCTCTCGTTCACGTCCACCGACTTGAAGCTCGAAGCCGACTCCACCCGATTGGAGCAGATCCTCGTCAACCTCCTCACGAACGCCGCCAAATACACGCCGGCCGGAGGGCACATCCAGCTCATCGTCGGCGTCGAAGGGGGCGACGTGGTGTTTCGCGTGCGGGACGACGGCCTCGGCATAGCTCCCGAGCTGCTCCCGCGGATGTTCGACCTTTTCACCCAGGCCGACCGTTCGCTCGACCGCTCGGAGGGCGGGCTCGGCATCGGGCTCACGCTCGTCAGGTCGCTGGCCGAGCTCCACGGCGGCAACGTCACCGCGACGAGCGACGGCCCCGGCGAGGGGAGCGAGTTCGTCGTCCGACTTCCCGCCTCTGAAGCCCGGACCGAGGCCGCGTCCGAGGCAAATGAGGAACCCGAGGCTTCGACGGCCCGACGGTTCCGCGTGCTCGTCGTCGATGACAACGTGGACACGGCGGACGGTATGGCGATGCTGCTCAAACTCTCCGGCCATGACGCCCGCGTCGCCCACTCCGCCGAATCCGCCCTCGACGTGGCCCGTGATTTCCTGCCGGAGGTGATGCTCCTCGACATCGGCCTCCCGGGTATGAACGGATATGAGCTGGCGTCCGCATTTCGAGGGCTGGAGTCGAGCAAAGGTTCCGTCCTGATCGCCGTCTCCGGCTACGGCGAACCCCAGGCGCGAGACCGCTCGAAGGAAGCGGGGTTCGACCACCACCTCGTGAAGCCTGCGAGTTTCGACGCCGTCCTCGCCCTCCTCGGCGACGTCTAG
- a CDS encoding ParA family protein, with protein MRRIAFVNLKGGVGKSTCAATIAVGLAKRGRRVLLIDADAQGHATWTVTRGQGGGDVGLGEVLLRHAAAVDAIRPTPTEGLDVLPAGSSLGGANIALAQELGRDTRLRSALVDVRGYDEVLIDSGPSLNLSTINVLTAATEVVAPVDAAMYAVLGLVDLRRAVEEIRDAYNPGLRLAGLVLCKARKDATSRDVERQLRETFGGLVHKATIPLSAAIEAAHARGLTILDHAPKSPAATAFEALIDEVLSHGRSEETEHARRGPGAREDAA; from the coding sequence ATGCGACGGATCGCGTTCGTGAACCTCAAGGGCGGTGTCGGCAAGTCGACCTGCGCGGCGACCATCGCCGTCGGGCTGGCGAAGCGCGGCCGGCGCGTGCTGCTGATCGACGCTGACGCGCAGGGGCATGCGACCTGGACGGTGACGCGAGGGCAGGGGGGCGGAGACGTCGGCTTGGGCGAGGTCCTCCTGCGCCACGCCGCCGCGGTCGACGCGATCCGGCCGACGCCCACCGAGGGGCTCGACGTCCTGCCGGCCGGATCTTCCCTCGGCGGGGCGAACATCGCCCTCGCCCAGGAGCTCGGGCGGGACACGCGCCTCCGGTCGGCCCTGGTCGACGTCCGCGGGTACGACGAGGTCCTCATCGACTCGGGCCCGTCGCTCAACCTGTCGACGATCAACGTCCTGACGGCGGCCACGGAAGTCGTCGCTCCGGTCGACGCCGCGATGTACGCGGTGCTCGGCCTGGTGGACCTCAGGCGGGCCGTGGAGGAGATCCGCGACGCCTACAACCCCGGGCTCAGGCTCGCCGGCCTGGTGTTGTGCAAGGCCCGCAAGGACGCCACCAGCCGCGATGTGGAACGTCAGCTCCGCGAAACGTTCGGCGGGCTGGTCCACAAAGCCACGATCCCGCTCTCAGCCGCCATCGAGGCCGCCCACGCCCGCGGCCTGACGATCCTAGACCACGCGCCGAAGTCGCCCGCCGCGACGGCGTTCGAAGCCCTGATCGACGAGGTGCTTTCCCATGGCCGATCCGAAGAAACCGAGCATGCTCGCCGGGGTCCTGGAGCGCGAGAAGACGCAGCCTAA
- a CDS encoding IS5 family transposase, whose amino-acid sequence MRKPYPSDLTDEQWAILEPMITINTDGRPRIIDMREVVDAILYLNRSGCQWDMLPHDLPAKSTVYDHFARWRDDGTWKRVQEALRRRVREAAGRDPAPKVGCIDSQTVKGAEVGGTRGYDGGKKPSGRKRHIVVDSLGLLLAVLVSAANLDDGTWAPRVLARLTAGQCTRLEAVRGDAKYRNHALDRWLADGRRIGAYVVEVVERPPGSVGFVHVAKRWVVERTFAWIGRSRRNSRDYERLEISSEAMIMLGSIHRMLRTLEPDLYDPPAPFKYRENQGLVTG is encoded by the coding sequence GTGCGCAAGCCCTATCCCTCGGATCTGACCGACGAGCAATGGGCGATCCTGGAGCCCATGATCACGATCAATACGGACGGGCGGCCGCGGATCATTGACATGCGCGAGGTCGTCGACGCGATCCTTTATCTGAACCGCTCGGGCTGCCAGTGGGACATGCTGCCGCACGACCTGCCGGCGAAGAGCACGGTCTACGACCACTTCGCCCGCTGGCGCGACGACGGCACCTGGAAGCGGGTCCAGGAGGCCCTGCGGCGGCGGGTCCGCGAGGCGGCCGGCCGCGACCCGGCCCCCAAGGTCGGCTGCATCGACAGCCAGACGGTCAAGGGGGCCGAGGTGGGCGGGACTCGGGGCTACGACGGCGGCAAGAAGCCGTCGGGCCGGAAGCGTCACATCGTCGTGGACTCGCTGGGCCTGCTGCTGGCCGTGCTGGTCTCGGCGGCGAACCTCGACGACGGGACGTGGGCCCCGCGCGTGCTGGCCCGCCTGACCGCCGGGCAGTGCACGCGGCTGGAGGCCGTGCGGGGCGACGCCAAGTACCGGAACCACGCGCTGGACCGCTGGCTGGCGGACGGGCGAAGGATCGGGGCGTACGTCGTGGAAGTCGTCGAGCGGCCGCCCGGCTCGGTCGGGTTCGTCCACGTCGCGAAACGCTGGGTCGTGGAGCGGACGTTCGCCTGGATCGGCCGCTCGCGGCGCAACAGCCGCGACTACGAGCGGCTGGAGATCTCGTCCGAGGCGATGATCATGCTCGGGTCGATCCATCGCATGCTCCGGACGTTGGAACCCGATCTATACGATCCGCCCGCGCCCTTCAAATACCGCGAAAACCAGGGATTGGTTACCGGATAG
- a CDS encoding DUF1559 domain-containing protein, translating to MAGGRPCRGFTLIEAIVVVAVIGVLVALLLPAVQAAREAARRMGCVGNLKQLALAAAGYEHQVGCYPMGNPVRTDARFPQAVLDGHSVFVALLPFLEQKPLFDAFNFDRSINYCDNATAIATRVAVLSCPSDHAAGGPKPALYWLIDAVGPSMTNISSYAGCSGMVYRYPASAAEIARMPLHNRQCDGVFFVDSRVRRAEIADGASNTLMFCERAHARLTIPGPDEYHWWSDGWMCDNHFLTAFPINPTIAPDPAGYYGYTAQLWAASSLHGGGANFAMCDGSVRFLKDSIDTMAVDGNGIPVGVAGNVEVGVTFAPGTRFGVYQHLGSRAGGEVVGADAY from the coding sequence ATGGCCGGAGGACGACCCTGCCGAGGGTTCACCCTGATCGAGGCGATCGTGGTCGTCGCGGTGATCGGCGTGCTGGTCGCCCTGCTGCTGCCGGCCGTCCAGGCGGCGCGCGAGGCCGCCCGTCGGATGGGATGCGTCGGCAACCTGAAGCAGCTCGCCCTGGCGGCGGCCGGATACGAGCATCAGGTGGGCTGCTATCCGATGGGGAACCCCGTCCGCACGGACGCCAGGTTCCCCCAGGCCGTCCTCGACGGCCACAGCGTCTTCGTCGCGCTGCTGCCCTTCCTGGAGCAGAAGCCGCTCTTCGACGCGTTCAACTTCGACAGGTCGATCAACTACTGCGACAACGCGACGGCCATCGCCACGAGGGTGGCCGTCCTCTCCTGCCCGAGCGACCACGCGGCCGGCGGGCCGAAGCCCGCCCTCTACTGGCTGATCGACGCCGTAGGGCCGTCGATGACGAACATCTCCTCGTACGCCGGCTGTTCGGGGATGGTCTATCGATATCCGGCGTCGGCCGCGGAGATCGCGAGGATGCCGCTCCACAACCGGCAGTGCGACGGCGTGTTCTTCGTGGACAGCCGCGTCCGCCGGGCGGAGATCGCGGACGGCGCGAGCAACACTCTCATGTTCTGCGAGCGGGCCCACGCGCGACTGACGATCCCCGGGCCCGACGAGTACCACTGGTGGTCCGACGGCTGGATGTGCGACAACCATTTCCTGACGGCGTTCCCGATCAACCCGACCATCGCCCCAGACCCGGCCGGCTACTACGGCTACACGGCGCAACTCTGGGCGGCCTCCAGCCTGCACGGGGGCGGCGCGAACTTCGCGATGTGCGACGGATCGGTACGGTTCCTCAAGGACTCGATCGACACCATGGCCGTCGACGGCAACGGCATCCCGGTGGGGGTCGCTGGCAACGTCGAAGTCGGCGTCACCTTCGCCCCCGGGACGAGGTTCGGGGTGTATCAGCATCTCGGCAGCAGGGCGGGCGGAGAGGTCGTGGGCGCGGACGCTTACTGA